From Vibrio splendidus, a single genomic window includes:
- the hemB gene encoding porphobilinogen synthase, giving the protein MSVSIQGQFPGRRMRRMRKHDFSRRLMAENQLSVDDLIYPMFILMGKERREPVESMPGVERLSIDLMLEEADYLSKLGVPAIALFPVVNQDAKSLCAAEAHNSEGLVQRAVRLLKEHVPNMGVITDVALDPFTTHGQDGIIDEDGYVMNDETTEVLIKQALSHAEAGADVVAPSDMMDGRIGKIREALEEAGYIHTQIMAYSAKYASCYYGPFRDAVGSASNLKGGNKKNYQMDPANSDEAIHEVAMDLNEGADMVMVKPGMPYLDIVRRVKHELQAPTFAYQVSGEYAMHKAAIQNGWLKERETVMESLLCFKRAGADGILTYFAKDVAEWLAEDNAQAAEHLQGK; this is encoded by the coding sequence GTGTCTGTTTCAATTCAAGGTCAATTCCCAGGTCGTCGTATGCGCCGTATGCGTAAGCACGACTTTAGCCGTCGCCTAATGGCAGAAAATCAATTGTCTGTGGATGATCTCATCTACCCAATGTTTATTCTTATGGGTAAAGAGCGTCGTGAACCTGTCGAGTCAATGCCAGGTGTTGAACGCCTGTCTATCGATCTTATGCTTGAGGAAGCGGATTACCTGTCAAAATTGGGTGTTCCTGCAATTGCTCTGTTTCCGGTAGTGAACCAAGATGCTAAAAGTTTATGCGCGGCTGAAGCTCATAACTCTGAAGGTTTGGTACAACGAGCAGTACGCTTACTCAAAGAGCACGTGCCAAATATGGGTGTGATTACTGACGTAGCACTGGATCCGTTCACTACTCACGGTCAAGACGGCATCATCGATGAAGATGGTTACGTGATGAATGACGAGACGACGGAAGTCTTAATCAAGCAGGCTCTGTCTCATGCTGAAGCGGGTGCAGATGTGGTTGCACCGTCGGATATGATGGATGGCCGTATTGGTAAAATCCGTGAAGCGTTAGAAGAAGCTGGCTACATTCATACCCAAATCATGGCGTACTCTGCAAAATATGCATCGTGCTACTACGGCCCATTCCGTGATGCAGTTGGCAGTGCTTCGAACCTGAAAGGCGGTAACAAGAAGAACTACCAGATGGATCCAGCCAACAGCGATGAAGCGATTCATGAAGTCGCGATGGATCTTAATGAAGGTGCGGATATGGTGATGGTGAAACCAGGCATGCCTTACCTAGACATCGTGCGCCGTGTTAAGCATGAATTGCAAGCTCCAACGTTTGCTTACCAAGTATCTGGTGAGTACGCGATGCACAAAGCGGCGATTCAAAACGGCTGGCTGAAAGAGCGTGAAACCGTCATGGAATCACTGTTGTGCTTTAAGCGTGCTGGCGCTGATGGCATCCTGACGTACTTCGCTAAAGATGTTGCAGAGTGGCTTGCTGAAGATAACGCACAAGCTGCTGAGCACCTGCAAGGTAAGTAA
- a CDS encoding TatD family hydrolase, translated as MIDTHAHIYASEFDEDREQVVQRALAQGIDTILLPNIDLESIEPMLATEAQFPEVCRSMMGLHPCYVDANIEQTLKTIRAWFDKHDFIAVGEIGIDLYWDKTFKAEQEMAFVTQLQWAKELDLPVVIHTRDSIEETLALLRKEQDGSLRGVFHCFGSSLEEAQAINELGFHLGLGGVSTFKNSGMDKVIPHLDMNYVILETDCPYLAPTPNRGKRNEPAYTELVAKRVAELRGITLEEVENITTINAKSLFNL; from the coding sequence ATGATCGACACCCACGCCCATATTTACGCGAGCGAATTCGATGAAGACCGCGAACAAGTCGTGCAACGCGCGCTTGCTCAAGGCATTGATACGATTCTACTGCCTAACATCGATTTAGAATCTATCGAGCCAATGCTCGCGACGGAAGCTCAGTTTCCGGAGGTATGTCGTTCAATGATGGGCTTACATCCTTGTTATGTGGATGCAAATATCGAACAGACCCTGAAAACCATTCGAGCTTGGTTCGATAAGCATGACTTTATCGCCGTGGGTGAGATAGGTATCGACCTGTACTGGGATAAAACCTTTAAAGCAGAACAAGAGATGGCGTTTGTGACTCAGCTGCAGTGGGCAAAAGAGCTCGATCTACCTGTGGTGATCCACACTCGTGATTCCATTGAAGAGACACTTGCTCTACTTCGTAAAGAGCAAGATGGCAGCTTACGCGGCGTATTCCACTGTTTTGGCAGTAGCTTAGAGGAAGCTCAAGCGATCAACGAGCTAGGCTTTCATTTAGGTTTAGGCGGCGTATCGACCTTTAAGAACTCGGGGATGGATAAGGTAATCCCACATCTTGATATGAATTACGTCATCCTAGAGACAGATTGCCCATACTTGGCACCAACACCGAATCGCGGTAAACGCAACGAGCCCGCGTACACCGAACTGGTGGCAAAACGCGTCGCTGAATTACGCGGAATTACCCTTGAAGAAGTCGAAAACATAACCACCATCAATGCTAAATCATTATTCAATCTATGA
- the tatC gene encoding twin-arginine translocase subunit TatC yields the protein MSSTEQTQPLISHLLELRNRLLRAIVAVLVVFVGLIYFANDIYEFVSAPLVDRLPEGATMIATDVASPFFTPLKLTLIASIFLAVPFILYQVWAFVAPGLYKHEKRLIMPLLASSSLLFYCGVAFAYFIVFPLVFGFFTAISLGGVEFATDISSYLDFVLALFFAFGIAFEVPVAIILLCWTGATTPKELAEKRPYIVVGAFIVGMMLTPPDMISQTLLAIPMCILFEIGLFFARFYVRKPDADEEEEAES from the coding sequence ATGTCTTCGACTGAGCAGACACAGCCTTTAATTAGCCATCTTCTAGAACTGCGTAATCGCCTATTGCGCGCGATTGTTGCGGTTCTGGTGGTGTTTGTTGGGCTAATTTATTTCGCTAATGATATTTATGAGTTCGTCTCTGCACCTTTGGTAGATCGCTTACCTGAAGGCGCGACGATGATCGCAACAGATGTAGCGTCACCATTTTTCACACCCTTAAAACTGACCTTGATCGCGTCTATATTCCTCGCGGTTCCGTTTATTTTGTATCAGGTGTGGGCTTTTGTCGCTCCGGGCTTATACAAGCATGAGAAGCGCTTGATCATGCCGTTATTGGCTTCAAGCTCATTGCTGTTTTACTGTGGTGTGGCGTTCGCTTACTTCATTGTATTCCCGTTGGTATTTGGCTTTTTTACCGCTATATCATTAGGGGGAGTAGAGTTCGCAACCGACATATCGAGTTATCTTGATTTTGTACTCGCGCTGTTCTTTGCCTTTGGTATCGCTTTTGAAGTGCCAGTCGCCATTATCTTGCTATGTTGGACGGGTGCAACGACACCTAAAGAACTGGCAGAGAAGCGTCCTTACATTGTTGTCGGTGCGTTTATTGTCGGCATGATGCTAACGCCGCCTGATATGATTTCGCAGACACTGTTGGCGATTCCAATGTGTATTCTGTTTGAGATTGGCCTGTTCTTCGCGCGTTTCTATGTGCGTAAACCAGATGCGGATGAAGAGGAAGAAGCGGAGTCTTAA
- a CDS encoding GNAT family N-acetyltransferase gives MSVIVREGSLEEVVSVVEQITEFAQKESVASLSERLAGKTSLILVAEETGVLLGFKIGYELDENTFYSWFGGVLPIARNKGVAQAQLDTQEQWVKQQGYQQLKVKSRNQFPAMLRLLLRNGYLIEKLEEKEDINAHRIHFLKQI, from the coding sequence ATGTCTGTCATTGTGCGCGAAGGCTCATTAGAAGAGGTTGTTTCTGTTGTTGAACAGATTACCGAGTTTGCCCAAAAAGAGAGTGTAGCGTCTTTATCGGAGCGATTAGCGGGTAAAACAAGCTTGATCCTCGTTGCTGAAGAGACGGGTGTGTTACTGGGTTTTAAGATCGGTTATGAATTGGATGAAAACACGTTTTACAGCTGGTTTGGGGGCGTGTTACCGATCGCAAGGAATAAAGGTGTTGCACAGGCGCAATTAGATACTCAAGAACAGTGGGTGAAGCAACAGGGCTACCAACAGCTAAAAGTGAAATCTCGTAACCAGTTTCCTGCGATGCTGCGTCTGTTATTGAGAAACGGTTACCTAATCGAAAAATTAGAAGAAAAAGAAGACATTAATGCCCATAGAATTCATTTTTTGAAGCAAATTTGA
- the polA gene encoding DNA polymerase I, which yields MARIPDNPLILIDGSSYLYRAFHAYPGTMSNGDIPTNAVYGVVNMLRSMMRQFASDRIAVIFDAKGKTFRDDMYPEYKANRPPMPDDLRCQIEPLHNVIRAMGLPLISIPGVEADDVIGTLASQASAMGMPVLISTGDKDMAQLVDDNVTLINTMTNVVMDREGVIEKFGIPPELIIDYLALMGDKVDNIPGIPGVGDKTATALLQGIGSIEKLYQNLDDIAALGFRGSKTMAKKLADNKDNADMSYQLATIKLDVELEETPESLVKAQPNIDELIKLYGQLVFKSWLNELLEGGSGVVEADERSAATGAGSVRSSASATTSTVEMNTSAVTIDRSNYETILDEASFNVWLEKLKAAELFAFDTETDSLDYMVANLVGLSFATEEGVAAYVPVAHDYLDAPQQLDRDWVLEQLKPILEDDAQAKVGQNLKYDMSVLARYGIEMKGIKHDTMLASYVFNSVGGKHDMDSLALRFLQHSCISFEQIAGKGKKQLTFNQIELGEASPYAAEDADVTLRLHNRLMENIEQDEKLKTIYEEIEVPLIPVMSRIERTGVFIDDMLLGAQSQEIAVRLDELEQKAYEIAEQEFNMNSPKQLQAILFEKMGLPVIKKTPSGAPSTNEEVLQELALDYPLPKLIIEYRGLAKLKSTYTDKLPKMINAETGRVHTSYHQAVTATGRLSSTDPNLQNIPIRNEEGRRIRQAFVAQHGWKILAVDYSQIELRIMAHLSADKALLEAFQQGKDIHAATAAEIIGVAIDQVTTEQRRRAKAVNFGLIYGMSAFGLAKQLGIPRGEAQHYMDTYFERYPGVMQYMEDTRSAASEQGFVETIYGRRLHLPEIQSRNGMRRKAAERAAINAPMQGTAADIIKKAMLLVDEWIQAEGDGRVKLLMQVHDELVFEVQESALAEIESKVQELMESAADLEVPLVAEAGHGDNWDQAH from the coding sequence ATGGCTCGTATTCCTGATAATCCATTGATTCTGATCGATGGCTCTTCTTACCTATATCGCGCGTTCCATGCTTACCCTGGCACCATGAGCAATGGTGATATCCCAACGAATGCTGTTTATGGTGTGGTTAACATGCTACGCAGCATGATGCGTCAATTTGCTTCTGATCGTATTGCGGTTATTTTTGATGCGAAAGGGAAAACGTTCCGTGATGATATGTACCCAGAGTACAAAGCAAACCGCCCACCGATGCCTGACGATCTTCGTTGCCAGATAGAACCATTGCACAACGTGATTCGTGCGATGGGTTTGCCACTTATCTCTATTCCTGGCGTTGAAGCAGATGACGTGATTGGTACGTTGGCTTCTCAAGCTTCTGCGATGGGTATGCCTGTGCTTATCAGTACCGGTGATAAAGATATGGCGCAGTTGGTCGATGACAACGTTACCCTAATCAACACCATGACCAACGTGGTAATGGATCGTGAAGGTGTTATTGAGAAGTTTGGTATTCCGCCTGAGCTTATTATCGATTATCTCGCGTTGATGGGCGATAAAGTGGATAACATTCCGGGCATTCCAGGTGTTGGCGATAAGACTGCGACGGCATTGCTGCAAGGTATCGGTAGTATCGAAAAGTTGTATCAAAATCTTGATGATATTGCGGCGCTTGGTTTCCGTGGTTCGAAAACCATGGCTAAGAAGCTGGCTGATAATAAAGACAATGCTGATATGTCTTACCAGCTTGCGACAATTAAGTTAGATGTTGAACTTGAAGAGACACCAGAGTCACTCGTCAAAGCACAGCCAAATATCGACGAGCTGATCAAACTATACGGCCAACTGGTTTTCAAATCTTGGTTGAACGAGCTGCTTGAAGGTGGCAGTGGTGTGGTTGAGGCGGATGAAAGATCTGCAGCAACGGGAGCTGGTTCAGTACGCAGCAGCGCTTCTGCAACAACGTCTACTGTAGAGATGAATACGTCTGCCGTGACGATTGATCGCAGTAACTACGAAACGATTCTAGATGAAGCGTCATTCAATGTTTGGCTAGAAAAGCTTAAAGCCGCTGAATTGTTTGCTTTCGACACTGAAACAGACAGCTTAGATTACATGGTTGCGAACCTCGTTGGCTTGTCATTCGCAACCGAAGAAGGCGTTGCCGCTTACGTACCTGTTGCCCATGACTACTTAGACGCACCGCAGCAGCTGGATCGTGATTGGGTACTTGAACAGCTTAAGCCGATTCTTGAAGATGATGCTCAAGCAAAAGTGGGTCAAAACCTAAAGTACGATATGAGTGTGCTAGCGCGCTACGGTATCGAGATGAAAGGCATCAAACACGACACTATGCTGGCGTCTTACGTTTTCAATAGCGTAGGTGGCAAGCACGATATGGACAGCCTAGCGCTACGCTTCCTACAGCATAGCTGCATCTCATTTGAGCAAATCGCAGGTAAAGGTAAGAAACAACTTACTTTCAACCAGATTGAGCTGGGTGAAGCGTCTCCATACGCTGCAGAAGATGCTGACGTGACACTACGTCTGCATAACCGCCTGATGGAAAACATCGAGCAAGATGAAAAGCTTAAAACCATCTATGAAGAAATCGAAGTACCACTGATTCCTGTGATGTCTCGCATTGAGCGTACTGGCGTATTCATCGATGACATGCTCTTAGGGGCTCAATCACAAGAGATTGCGGTTCGTCTGGATGAGTTAGAGCAGAAAGCTTACGAGATTGCAGAGCAAGAGTTCAACATGAACTCGCCAAAACAGCTGCAAGCGATCCTGTTTGAAAAAATGGGTCTACCGGTTATCAAGAAAACGCCATCAGGTGCGCCTTCAACTAACGAAGAAGTGTTGCAAGAGCTGGCCCTTGATTACCCGTTGCCTAAGCTGATCATTGAGTATCGTGGCCTTGCGAAACTGAAGTCTACTTACACAGATAAACTGCCGAAGATGATCAACGCTGAAACGGGTCGCGTTCATACTTCTTACCACCAAGCGGTAACGGCAACCGGTCGTTTGTCTTCGACTGATCCAAACCTACAAAATATCCCAATTCGTAATGAAGAAGGTCGTCGTATTCGCCAAGCATTCGTTGCACAACATGGTTGGAAGATCCTAGCGGTCGATTACTCTCAAATTGAATTGCGTATCATGGCGCACCTATCGGCTGATAAAGCGCTGTTGGAAGCGTTCCAACAAGGCAAAGATATTCACGCGGCAACGGCTGCTGAGATTATCGGCGTGGCTATTGATCAAGTTACCACTGAACAGCGTCGTCGTGCTAAAGCCGTTAACTTCGGCCTTATTTACGGCATGAGTGCCTTTGGCTTGGCTAAGCAACTGGGTATTCCTCGTGGTGAAGCACAGCACTACATGGACACTTACTTTGAACGCTACCCTGGTGTAATGCAGTATATGGAAGACACGCGCAGCGCTGCTTCAGAGCAAGGCTTCGTTGAAACCATTTACGGTCGTCGTTTGCACCTGCCTGAAATCCAATCTCGTAATGGCATGCGTCGTAAAGCAGCTGAACGTGCGGCGATCAATGCACCGATGCAAGGTACGGCAGCAGACATCATTAAGAAAGCGATGCTGTTAGTGGATGAATGGATTCAAGCGGAAGGCGATGGTCGTGTGAAGCTATTGATGCAAGTACACGATGAATTGGTATTTGAAGTTCAAGAGTCAGCTTTAGCCGAAATTGAAAGTAAAGTACAAGAATTGATGGAGTCAGCCGCTGATCTAGAAGTACCGTTAGTCGCGGAAGCAGGCCACGGTGACAACTGGGATCAAGCCCACTAA
- the tatB gene encoding Sec-independent protein translocase protein TatB, with product MFDIGFWELVLISVVGLVVLGPERLPVAIRSISKFVGQAKSMANSVKDELSHELKVQELQENLRKAEKMGMEDLSPDLKASVDELKQAAAQVQRPYAKPESDKPSETEPSVTETVESETIQVNSEASAPSDKKAE from the coding sequence GTGTTTGATATCGGTTTTTGGGAACTGGTATTAATATCTGTCGTTGGGTTAGTCGTTTTAGGACCTGAGCGTTTGCCTGTGGCGATTCGCAGTATTTCCAAGTTTGTTGGACAAGCGAAAAGCATGGCAAATAGTGTGAAAGATGAACTTTCTCATGAGCTTAAGGTGCAAGAGCTGCAAGAAAACCTACGCAAGGCGGAAAAAATGGGTATGGAAGATTTATCTCCAGACCTAAAAGCATCAGTTGATGAACTTAAGCAGGCCGCTGCTCAAGTTCAACGCCCGTATGCTAAGCCTGAGTCTGATAAGCCGAGTGAGACTGAACCTAGTGTCACGGAAACTGTGGAATCTGAAACCATTCAGGTTAACAGTGAAGCTTCAGCACCGTCAGATAAGAAAGCCGAATAG
- the tatA gene encoding Sec-independent protein translocase subunit TatA — translation MGGISIWQLLIIAVIVILLFGTKKLRGMGGDLGSAVKGFKKAMSDEDKPADKKDADFEPKNIEQQKKEASAETTAETKKDKEQA, via the coding sequence ATGGGTGGTATCAGTATTTGGCAACTTCTAATCATTGCTGTGATTGTAATTTTACTTTTCGGAACGAAGAAACTGCGCGGCATGGGCGGTGACTTAGGTTCAGCGGTGAAAGGCTTCAAAAAAGCAATGAGCGATGAAGACAAGCCTGCAGATAAGAAAGACGCAGACTTTGAACCAAAGAACATTGAACAGCAGAAGAAAGAAGCTAGCGCTGAAACGACTGCTGAAACAAAGAAAGACAAAGAGCAGGCGTAA